The following are encoded together in the Lactuca sativa cultivar Salinas chromosome 1, Lsat_Salinas_v11, whole genome shotgun sequence genome:
- the LOC111896268 gene encoding uncharacterized protein LOC111896268 isoform X2, with translation MNQQNISKTPDLPVKRKRGRPRKDESMPRPHPQPPPLLPPVAPAPPPPTFPTTIQPPPPTTVLPPVDHNMVGQAVTCIIDGIFDNGYLLSTRLGPNNSILRGIVFQQGHVAPVTPENDVAPHLEMCTRTEFPIPPANPRNPVQFCAPDQSVCVKQAGETVQNYQNTPQPENLRLVEQDDVMQVFEVSKAAPEEVPKDCENEDVGCDPTAETESFPEKESMIPGDVSGMESEQHGNQDIEKKDEGELRVKEPDELVTPVGAITENQPLLGKDELQEESEVNNNIDATQAVAVDLSLSNFSEI, from the exons ATGAATCAACAAAACATATCAAAGACACCCGACCTCCCAGTGAAACGTAAACGCGGTCGTCCACGTAAGGATGAAAGCATGCCAAGACCACATCCTCAACCACCTCCACTTCTGCCACCGGTAGCTCcggcaccaccaccacccaccttcCCAACCACcatccaaccaccaccaccaaccaccgtcCTTCCTCCGGTCGACCACAACATGGTCGGACAGGCGGTTACATGCATAATTGATGGCATTTTCGATAACGGGTACCTCCTCTCGACCCGTTTGGGCCCCAATAACTCCATCCTACGTGGCATTGTTTTCCAACAGGGGCATGTGGCCCCCGTGACACCGGAAAATGACGTGGCACCCCACCTTGAGATGTGCACCAGAACCGAATTTCCGATTCCGCCCGCGAATCCTAGAAACCCGGTGCAGTTTTGTGCTCCGGATCAATCAGTATGCGTAAAGCAAGCGGGAGAGACGGtgcaaaattaccaaaatacccctcaacCGGAAAATCTGAGATTGGTTGAGCAAGATGATGTTATGCAGGTTTTTGAGGTTTCTAAAGCAGCACCGGAAGAGGTTCCGAAAGATTGTGAAAACGAAGATGTGGGAtgtgatccaacggctgagactGAGAGTTTTCCGGAAAAGGAATCCATGATTCCGGGAGACGTCTCTGGAATGGAATCTGAGCAACATGGGAATCAAGATATTGAGAAGAAGGATGAGGGTGAGCTGCGTGTAAAGGAACCAGACGAGCTTGTAACTCCTGTAGGGGCAATTACGGAAAATCAACCATTGTTGGGGAAGGATGAGCTGCAGGAAGAAA GTGAAGTGAACAACAATATTGATGCAACTCAAGCAGTGGCTGTGGATCTTTCTTTAAGCAATTTTTCCGAAATTTAA
- the LOC111896268 gene encoding uncharacterized protein LOC111896268 isoform X1: MISIFLKMNQQNISKTPDLPVKRKRGRPRKDESMPRPHPQPPPLLPPVAPAPPPPTFPTTIQPPPPTTVLPPVDHNMVGQAVTCIIDGIFDNGYLLSTRLGPNNSILRGIVFQQGHVAPVTPENDVAPHLEMCTRTEFPIPPANPRNPVQFCAPDQSVCVKQAGETVQNYQNTPQPENLRLVEQDDVMQVFEVSKAAPEEVPKDCENEDVGCDPTAETESFPEKESMIPGDVSGMESEQHGNQDIEKKDEGELRVKEPDELVTPVGAITENQPLLGKDELQEESEVNNNIDATQAVAVDLSLSNFSEI, translated from the exons ATGATCTCAATTTTTCTCAA AATGAATCAACAAAACATATCAAAGACACCCGACCTCCCAGTGAAACGTAAACGCGGTCGTCCACGTAAGGATGAAAGCATGCCAAGACCACATCCTCAACCACCTCCACTTCTGCCACCGGTAGCTCcggcaccaccaccacccaccttcCCAACCACcatccaaccaccaccaccaaccaccgtcCTTCCTCCGGTCGACCACAACATGGTCGGACAGGCGGTTACATGCATAATTGATGGCATTTTCGATAACGGGTACCTCCTCTCGACCCGTTTGGGCCCCAATAACTCCATCCTACGTGGCATTGTTTTCCAACAGGGGCATGTGGCCCCCGTGACACCGGAAAATGACGTGGCACCCCACCTTGAGATGTGCACCAGAACCGAATTTCCGATTCCGCCCGCGAATCCTAGAAACCCGGTGCAGTTTTGTGCTCCGGATCAATCAGTATGCGTAAAGCAAGCGGGAGAGACGGtgcaaaattaccaaaatacccctcaacCGGAAAATCTGAGATTGGTTGAGCAAGATGATGTTATGCAGGTTTTTGAGGTTTCTAAAGCAGCACCGGAAGAGGTTCCGAAAGATTGTGAAAACGAAGATGTGGGAtgtgatccaacggctgagactGAGAGTTTTCCGGAAAAGGAATCCATGATTCCGGGAGACGTCTCTGGAATGGAATCTGAGCAACATGGGAATCAAGATATTGAGAAGAAGGATGAGGGTGAGCTGCGTGTAAAGGAACCAGACGAGCTTGTAACTCCTGTAGGGGCAATTACGGAAAATCAACCATTGTTGGGGAAGGATGAGCTGCAGGAAGAAA GTGAAGTGAACAACAATATTGATGCAACTCAAGCAGTGGCTGTGGATCTTTCTTTAAGCAATTTTTCCGAAATTTAA